ACGTGCTCGGCGACCTGCGCCAGATTCAGGAGCTCAATGCCTGGCCCGACTCGCTCGTGGGGGCCTGGAGGTGCGCCTGCGCGACTTTGCGCAGCTCGACCACACCTTCGACCAGTTTTACGAGCAGCTGCCCTACGAGGTGCGCATCGAAAAAACGACCGACCAGTATGCGCAGCTCTTCGACTGGCTTCAGCTGCTGAATCGCAACGTGATTATCTTCCTTATTCTGATAATATTTGTAGCTACCTTTAATATGGTTGCCACTATATTTATCATGATTCTGGAGCGTACCAAGATGATTGGTATCCTGAAAGCGGTAGGCGCTACCGATAACCAGATTCGGGGCATGTTTTTCTTTCGCGGCGTCTCCATTACGCTCCGGGGGCTGGTTATTGGCAATGTTATCGCGCTCGGCTTCTGTGCCTTGCAATATTATTTCCGCATCATTCCGCTCGACCCCGAAAATTATTATATGGACCGGGTGCCCATTGCCTGGAGCCCCGCGGTAATGGTGCTGCTCAATGCCGCTACGCTGGTCGCTTCCGTGCTATCGGTGCTGATTCCTACCTATATGATAGCCCGCATCAAGCCTATGGTCGCCATCCGGTTTGACTAGCCGCCTTCAGCGCCAGGTTGAGGAACTACGCGGCAAAAAAACGACGTTGAGCGACAAAACCCGGCGCGTTAAGCGAACAAGGTGTAATTTAGCGGGGCCAATTGGGCTGTTCAAAAATAAAAACCGGGTGCAACCTGTTTAGTGCTCCGTACGCTCTCTTGGGTATAACAACTTTCCTTTTTTCATGAAAAACTTTCCTCGGCTAGCCGGCCGTTTGCTGGCCCTGATGCTGGTAGCTGGCAGCCTCGGCCTGAGCAGCTGCACCAATTCCGATACCACACCGGTGCTAGGCAACTGGACTGTCGGTAACTCATTTGCCGGTACGGCCCGCAGCAATGCCGTAAGCTTCGTTATCAATAACATCGCCTACGTTGGCACAGGTATTGATGCCAATAGCAAGCGCTATAATGACTTCTATGCCTACAACCCGAAAACCGGTAGCTGGACGCAGGTAACGCCACTGCCGGCTACGGCCCGCTACAATGCTGTAGCCTTTACGGCGGCCGGCAAAGGCTACGTTGGCACCGGCTACGACGGCACCAACTCCGATGTTAACAAAAACTACCTGAGCGACTTCTGGCAGTTTGACCCCACCGTTAATACTGCCACCACCACCGGTACTACTACTATAACCACTACGGGTAGCTGGAAGCGCGTAGCCGACTTTCCAATGCCTAACGGGTTAGGCCGCTACAGCGCGGTGGCTGCCAGCGTAAATGATATTGGCTACGTAGGCTGCGGCTACGATGGCAACTTCGAGAAAGACTTTTATCAGTACGACCCGAAGGCCAACACCTGGGCCCCGCTGGCCAATGGCTTCCCCGGCAACAAGCGCATGGGTGCCCTGGCCTTCACTATCAATGGCCAGATGTATGTAGGAACAGGTACCAACAACAGCCAGTATAATACCGATTTCTGGGCTTATAACCCGGCTGGCGGCGGCACCTGGACGCAAAAGCGCTACCTGGCCAATATCAGCACCTCAACCGATTCGTATGACTATAGCGCTGTGGCGCGGGCCTATGCGTCTTCCTTCGTGATAGGTAACCTCGGCTACGTAACGGTGGGCAGCAGCAGCGCTGTTAAAACCGACTGCTATGCCTACGACCCCACTATGGATACCTGGACGGCTACCAATCCCTTTTACTTCACCACGGGCGGCGGGGCTGGTCGTAACTCGGCCGTGTCGTTTGGTATCGGCAATTATGGCTACGTAGGTACCGGTGCCTCGGGTAGCACGCGATTTGATGATTTCTGGCAGTTTGACCCAAGTGCAGCGCAGCAGTAGTATTGCTGGCTCGTGCCAGCTAAGGCGCTGGTACCAGTGGCCCTGGGTGCTGTTGCTGGCCCTGGGGCTACTGGCTACCGGCTGCTCGCAAGATGTGAGCAACATTGGGGTGGGCCTGCCCACCGCCAATACCAACACGGGGGCTTACCTCGTGGATACGCTCACTATCCGAAGCTCTACCGTGCTGCGCGATTCGGTGGTTACTTCCAATACGAACTCGCTACTCGTGGGCCGCTACACCGACCCGCAGCTGGGTACCATTACGGCCAAGAGCTTTGTGCGCCTGGGCTTAACGAGTTCCTTTATCCCGGACCCTACCGCGGTGTACGACTCATTGACGCTGGTACTTACCCTCGACAATTACCGGTATGGCGATACAACCAAGACGCAGTCGCTGGTAGAGGTGCATCGGTTTACCGACCCCAACAATGCCATTTCTGCTACGAAGGTGTCGTTTGCCTCGCCCCGCCTTACACCCCCGCCCAGCTACAGCCCCACGCTGCTCAACTACGATACTATTCAGCGCAAGAACGTAGCGCCGATTGCTCGGGCCCGGCCTACGCTCACTTCGTTGCGCCTGCATCTGGACAATAACCTGGGGCGCCAGCTACTCGCCGCTGGCCAGCGTGGCCAGCTAAGTACGCAGGATGCGCTGGATAGCTACCTGCCGGGTATTGCGCTCACCCCAGCGCCTACCGACGACGCCACTATTATCCGGCTGAGTGCCACCTCGAGTGGGGCGGGTATTACGCTCTACTATCACCTGCCTACCGACCCCACGACGGTGCTTAGCACCTTTTTCTCGTTTGCAGCCGGCAACCGTCACTTTTACCAGGTAACAGCCGACCGTAGTACCGCGGGCGCCACCAGCAGTACCAACTTCCCGCAAATGTCGCTACAGGCAGTTCCGGCCGCGCTTACCGGGCAGCAAACCTTCGTTGAAGGTGCGCTGGGCCTGCAAACCCGGCTCGATTTCCCGTATCTGACCGATATTCAGCAGTATGGCGCTCATATTACCGTAACCAGCGCGCAGCTAATTGCGCCGGTGCCGGCCTTTAGCGTTCTGCAGTCGCCGTTTGTGCCCGCTCCGCCCCCGCTTATTGTTACGGTTGCCGATGGCAGTAACCGTGTGCAAGCTACTTACCTGGCCAACGTGCCATACATGTCAGGCATTTCTTCGCTCACCGGCTTGCAGCAGGGCTATTACCAATGGTCGATAGCTACTTACGTCCAACAGGTGCTCAACCGCAATGTGCCAAATAATGGCTTGCTGCTGGGGTCGGTTACCTCTGCGCTACCCGACCGCGTCGTACTGGGAAGCGCTCAGAATAAAGATAGCAAGCTCCAGCTCCAGCTCTACTTCATAACCGTGAAGTAAAGCTTGCCGCAGTTAGCTGCGATTGCCAGCTGGCCGGGCTACGTATAAGCGTAGCCCGGCCAGCTGGCAATCTTTTTTTGAGCAGGCTGATAACCAGAAGTTAATAAGAGCACGTCAAAAAAAGACAACTAACTCCTACCTACTTCCTGTTAAAGGAGCGTGTCTGAACAACTTTCCCCTTCCGCTGCCCGCCCCGACCTGCTGCGCGTGTCATACGACGACTACCGCGCCTTACCCGCCATCGCTAACTCCGACCTCTCGCGCCTGCGCGATGCCTTGGATGGCCGCCCGCCGCGGCTCGATTCGGGCTCGGGGGCACTGAGCTTTGGTACTGCGTTTCATACGGCCCTGCTGGAACCTGCCGAGTATCAGGCTGGCCAGCCGGGCCTCAACGATACGCTCGTCTGGTGGCTGGTAGAGGGGGTCAAGCTGAATACGGAGCTGCGCCGCCTGCTCGAAAATGGCGTGACGGAGCGTAGTGCCGTATTTAGTGAGCCCGAAACCGGTACGCTTTGCAAGCTGCGCGCCGACCTGGTGCTCGACCAGCCCGGCCTGCCTTATACAGTGGTAGATTTTAAAACCACGATGGCGCGCGACGCCGAACACTTTCGGTGGCAATGCTCAGCCTACGACTACGACCGGCAGGCGGCCTTTTACACCGATGCCCTGCGGGCCGAGCGATTTTTACTGGTGGGCGTGCAGAAAGTAGAGCCTTTTGGCGTCTTTCCCCTCGAAGTGCCTCCCGCTATGCTGGCCGAAGGACGCCGCAAGTATAAGCACCTGCTACAGCTGCTGCGCGCTCCCGGTACGGCTCCTGCCTATCGCGCAGAGGCAGTGCAGGCAGCCGTGACGGCACTCGGTTTGTAGCTAGCGCAGCTTTCAGGCGCGTGTACACGGTGTAGCCGCGCTCACCCAGCCCCTCTCCAAAGAGCAGAGTGCCAGATAAAAAATGTATTAATATGATAAAATATATTAAATTATTAATTAATATATTTTAAACAATATTTTGCCGCCTGGCTGATAGTTCGCGCAGTAGCTGCCGCAAAGCGGCTGGCTCGTGGAGCTGCCGCACCAGTAGGGCCAGGTAGTCGGTTTCGGCGCGAAGGTCGCGCTTTAGCTGGCGCAGGCGAGTGCGCTGCTGCTTTTCGGTGCCACTCCACGGTGCGTTTTCCACTGGCCGCTGGGCGGTGGCCAGTTCCTGAGTCAGTTGAGTGTACTGCTGCTTCAGAGCGGCCGTATAGCGCTCCAGGAGCACTGCTGCTTCCGTGCCGGGCTCCCCAACTGCTTCCGACTCGGCCAGTAACGTAAGCAGCGCGGCCAGGTCGGCAGCGGCATAAGCTGCCGTGATGCGTTGCATTAGCTCAGTTTGAGTCTGCTGGGTGGTCGCATCGGCCCGAGCGGCCCGGTCTGGATGGTGCAGGCGGGCCAGCTGGCGATAAGCTGCTTTGGTATGCTGTAGCAGGTCGTGGCTTTCATTCGCACGGGTTTTTAGCTGCTCCTCAGCCTTGGCGCGGGCGCGCTGCTGACGGCGGGCGCGGGCCAGGGCGGCCGCCTGCTCGTGGGGCAGCTCGGGTGGAGCAGCTGACGCGGCAGGGAGCGGTGGCTCGGAGAGTGGAACGGCGGCCGGCGCGTAGCGGGCCAGCACTTCAGTCTCATCTTCCCCAAACCGTTCCTGTAAGCTTAACGCATTGTGCACCAGCAGTTCCGTTACTTGCACTTCTTCGGCGCGCGTAAGATAGCCGCTGGTCAGGGCTACTTCCAGCGGCGCATATAAGCTTCGTCGGGCCGCTACCGCCGCCACGGCCACCGGCCCCACCTGCCGCCAGTACGTTTGGCGGGCAGCCGCCTGCGAGGCGAGTAGCACCCGCAACTGCTCGCGTAGCGCATTTACGGCCTCAATGGCCTGGCGAAAGGCCTGCTGAGCTACCGAAGCCGTGCCCTGCGGGGCAGCCTGGTCGGGTAAAAACTGGCGGCGAAGAGCAGAGAAATCGGACACGTAATAGCAGAAATAGCAGCCTGAGAGAATCCTATGTTTGAGCCGTGGCTTAAACATAGGATTCTCTCAGGCTGAGCTGAATGAAGGCGCGGTGCGCAAGTCCCTGGCTGCTCATGGCATCGAGCTGATTGGGGGCGGCCTACATGAAGCGTATTCATACCGTAATGGCCAACCAGCGCGAGCTGGTGGAGGTGCCCGGCTCATTTACCCCAAAAATCATGCGCATGGGCGGTGCATAAAAAAGATGACTACGCTAAATCCGGTTCGGGGAACCATTTCGTAAGAAGGATAGGCTCGCCAGAGCCGTGTTTTCATAGCTCAGGAAAGCCCGCTGCCTTTGGCTGCGGGTTTTTTATTGTCTGGGCTGGCTCGGCGGCCGGCAGCACAAGCACCGCATCGCCCACCCGCAAGCGGCCCCCCTGCGCAATATGCGCCGTGAGACCGCCGTGGCCGCGCATGGCATTGTAGCCGCCCGCCCCCAGCTCTTCTTCCATGCGTGAGCAGGGATGGCACTCACCAGTAATGTCAAGAATAACCTCGTTGCCGAGCTGAATCTGCCGGCCTTTGAGGGCCAGCAGGTTAAGGCCGCTGATAACGAGATTTCGGCGGAGCCGGCCGGGCGCTAGCGGGCCGGGCAAGCCCAGAAATCCCGCTACGGCCGCCAGGTGCTCGTGCTGAATAAGGGTAATCTGCCGCTTGCCGCCCGCCTTCGGGCTGGCGTGGTCGCCGGCCAGGTGCCGGTCGGTAATGACCTCGGCCTCAGCTACCGCCTCCAGCGCGGCGCGGCGGGCCGGGCGCAGCCCTATCCATTCGAGCCGCCCCTGCTGGGGCAGCGTAGCCAGCAGCCGCGCAACCGTCGATTTATCATCGCCAAAAAAAGGAAAAGCCATTGGGTAAAAAATAACGGGTGAGGGTAAGAATGGGAGGGTTGGGAGATTTAGTATAGTCTGATAATAATGTTCTAGTAATTGCCTAAAGTTCGTCGGGCGTGCCGAAGCCCTCGCGTATCTCGGGGTGGCTAATCTGACCGCCCAGGTTGCCGGCCCTTGCCAGCAGCCCGAAGCTAAGCGCAGCGCCTAGCGCCGTAAGCCACACCAGCTGCCGCGCCCGACTAGCCTGCTGCCCAAGCTGCAGCAGGGTCAGCAGCGCCAGCGTGCCGGTAGCAGCCAGCACCCAGTAGCCCAGGCGGGCCGCCTGCGCGTGGTGCTGAATCAGGGCCTGGCTCACGCGGGGCATGTCTTTGACTACCTGGGCGGCGCCCGGCCCCGTTAGCTGCGCGGGCAAACCGGCCACCACCGCCAGCACCAGCGCCCAAAGGCCGGCCCGCAATACGGCATCCTGCCGCCAGCCTAAGCCCGCCAGCAGTAGCAGCAACCCCCCCAAAGCTCCAAAAATCGGGGCGTGATTGAAAAGCAGGTGCCAATGTGCCTGGTTCATAAAACAGAGGGAAAGCCCAGGCATTAGCCCAGTCTAGTGTTTAAAACTTAAAGGTACAAGCACCAACCCCAGGGCAGCCCTTGCGTATTGATTGGTAGAATGTGCCGGCCACTATTCCCGCTCCGGCTCCGAGTTCTTACACTTTTTAGTTTTTCCTTATGGCTACGAAAGCCCCAGCTAAAGCCTCTGTTAAAGGCGTCACCAATCTGAAGGGTGCCGGCCAGCCTCAGTCCAACTCTGCCGTCAATATTCAGCCCCTGCTCAACCAGCAGCTGAAGGCACCCTCGCCTACGCAGCGCTTTGGCACGGTGAGCCAGCGCCTGCCCATCGGCCTCACCGATGAGGTGCGCCTGGCCAGCGTAAACATGCTCAACCAGCTGCTGGCCGATACTATTTCGCTGCGCGATTTGTATAAAAAGCACCATTGGCAGGTGGTAGGCCCCACGTTCTACCAGCTGCACCTGCTCTACGATAAGCACTACGAGGAGCAGGCCGAGCTGGTCGATACGATTGCCGAGCGCATCCAGATTCTGGGCGGCGTAGCCGTGGCAATGGCCGCCGACGTAGCTGAAACCACCAGCATTCCGCGCCCCCCGCGCGACCGCGAGGAGGCTCCCGTGCAGGTGTCGCGCCTGCTCGAAGCCCACCAGATTATCCTGAAGAACTGCCACGACTACGCTAAAAAAGCCGATGATGCCGGCGACGACGGCACCAACGACCTGATTGTGAGCAACGTGATGCGTACCAATGAGCTACAGGTATGGTTCGTGTCGGAGCACATTGTGGAGTCGCCGCTCACGCGGGCCGAGTAACAAGAAAAAGAGTACCAACAAGCGGGGTCAAATATAAATAATAATATGTATTGTTACTTATGATTTGACCCCGCTTGTTGGTAAGCTACTGGCGCTATTGGCGGTGAGCGGCTAGTTTTTCATGGTGGTTATCTTCAGCTTCTTCCACCGAGTGCGTTTCACCCAAGTCGTTGTCGGCCTTGGCTTTGTCGGCCAGCAGGCAATAAAACTGGTGAATAAGCCGGATTTCTTCTTCCGAAAAGTCCTGGGCGTTGATGAGGCGGTTGCTCGCCCCCTTGGTAGCGGCCAGCAGCTCGTTTAGCTTGAGGTGTAGTACCAGCGAGTCTTTGTTTTGCGCTCGCTGAATCAGAAATACCATCAAAAAGGTGATGATGGTGGTGCCGGTATTAATCACTAGCTGCCAGGTTTCGGAATAGTGAAAAAGCGGCCCCGACAGTGCCCATACCAGCACAATACCGACGGCGCTCACAAACACCGAGGTTGTGCCCGAGTACCGGGTAGTTTGTTCCGCAAAGCGGCCGAAGAAAGAAGTCCTGTTCGCTACCTGGGGAGAGTCGGCCATTGAGAATAGTAGAAAAAAATGTAAGCTGCGAGCAGGAGCTAATATCCTGCCAAGTAAGCGATAAAGCTATGAGTAGTGCCTGAGCCTCCACTTTTTTAGGCGTAAAATGCCCCAGGCAATTTGCAAAAGCAAGCCGGCGTAGTACATTTGCACCCGCTTCGCCGCCTCAGCGAAGCCGGCCCTGAGCCGACTACAAAGTTGCCGATTGCTTTTTGCGCACGTGGTGAAACTGGTAGACACGCCATCTTGAGGGGGTGGTGCCTTCGGGTGTGGGAGTTCGAATCTCCCCGCGCGCACGCAATAGTAAAAAAGCCCGCTGCCAAGCGGGCTTTTTTATGCCTGGTTATGTTCAAAAGGGTTACCGGGGACTACCAATATCACCCGTTCGCGCTCTACCAGTACCTGGCCGGGCAAAGCGCCTTTGGGCTTGCGCACAAATTTTTTAGGAGTCACCGTAACCGGGCATAGTGAGTCGTGCTGGCGGCGCGAGTACCAGCCGGCCAGCTGCGCGGCGCGCCCTATTACCGGCTCCGGTATAGCCTGGCCCGACCGATGCCGGATAACCACGTGAGAGCCGCTCACGTCCTTGGCGTGCAGCCACAGGTCGTCTTTATGAGCATATTTCTGGGTAAGCAGGTCGTTGTTCTGCGCATTACGACCTACCAATATGGTGAATTCCATATATTCAAACACCTTGAAGGGTAGCTCGGCTCCGGCCTTGCCCGCTGCTGGAGCCGGGTCGAGGGCGTGTAGCTTGCGCCAGGCCCGCAGGCTGCGCAGCTCGTGCAGGGCATCCAGCTCTTCAAGCAGCTCCAGGGCGTGCATTGCCTCAGCTTCGCGGCTGCTGATGCGGGCTTGCAGCTGGCGCTCTTCGATTTGCTGGTTTTTGGCTTTGCGGTAAAGGTTTTCGGCGGTTCGCTGAGGCTTTTCGAGGGGCTTTAGCTTGACTACAACTTCCTTATTGGTGTAAAAGTCGACGGCTTCGAGCTGGGCGGCACCCGGCGCAATGGCATGCAGGTTGGCCATGATAAGGTCGGCACGGTGGCGATAACCGGCCTCGTGGGCCAGCGCCCGCAACCGCTGGCTGGCCAGGTGGGCGCTGGTGCCGGCTTCCTCGGCGCGGCGCGTAAGCAGCTGCCGCAGCTGCCGGCGCTCGGCTTCGAGCGCGCGGCGGGCCAGTGCCAGCGGTATAAATCGCCGCAGGGCAGCCACCGGGTCGGTGCCGGGCAGCGTTTCCAGGATTTCGCCCAGCGGCATCAGGCTCAGGCGCGTGCGGCCGTCGAGGTAGATAAAATAATAAGCCGTGGGACTTTCCAGCTCGGCCAGCAATTCGGTAGCCAGCTGCTGTTTTTGCTCAGTTGGCGCTTCTTCGTAGCCGCGCTGCTCGCGCAGAAAACGGGCCGGCAGGTCGGCCAGGGCAGGTGGCAGCTTGCCGGGCGCGCCGGCCATCGGTACTACGTAGCTGGTGCCCGGTGCGGCGGGTCGCAGGTCGGCATCGGTGGCATAGCGCTGATGAAACAGCTGCGGCGTCGCTGTCGGGCTGGCCCGGAATATAGCGTTCGGGCGTGGCCCGTAGAGCTTGAACACCAGCGTGGCCGCGTCTTCTTCAAAGTTGACTTGTAATACCCGGTCTTGCGGCCAGGCCTCAACACTGGCCACGGTGCGGCCTAGCAGCTCGGGCAGCAAATCGACCGAATTCTGGCGGGCGCGGTGGAAGGTTTCGGGCAGGGCCAGGGCGGGGAAGCCGGCCCCGAGCTGCGCCTTCAGCCAGTACTCGGTACCGGCTTCGCTTAGCAGGCCAAGTACCAGCTCATCTTTTTCCTGCGAAAAGCAGCTGGCCACGCGGCAGCCACGCAGCCGCGCGGTGAGGGCCGGGGCCAGCTGCCGCAGGAAGTAGTAGTTGGTATGCATAAGGTAAGCAGCGCCGGAATTGCCTATACCTCCACCTGCAGCCCATCGTAGGCCAGGCGCACCCACGGAGGCAGGGTAGCTTCTACTTCGCGGTGGCGGCCCAGCTGGTGGCTGATGTGGGTAAGGTAGGCCCGGCGTGGCTTCAGCTCTTCCAGAATAGCCACGGCCTGGCCGAGCGTGAAGTGTGAGATGTGCGGCTCGTGGCGCAGGGCATTGAGCACGATGGTGTCGGCCCCGCGCAGCTGCTCCAGGGTGCTGGCGGGCAGGTAGTTGGCATCGGTAAGATACGCCAGGCCGCCCAGCCGGAAGCCCAGCACGGGTAGCTTGTGGTGCAGGGCCCGCAGCGGCTGCACGGCCAGCCCCAGCACGTCAAACGGCTGCTGGTCGTCGGTAATCGGGTGCAGGCTCACCTGCGGGACGCCGGGGTACTTGTGCTCGGCAAACACGTAGGCAAACTCGCGCTTGAGCTGCTCAAGTACCCGCGCCTCGGCGAAGAGGGGCATTTCCTGCTGCTGCCGAAAATTAAACGCCCGCACATCGTCGAGGCCGGCGGTGTGGTCCTTGTGCTCGTGCGTGTACAGAATACCGTCGAGGTGGCTGATGTGCGCCCGCAGCATTTGCTGCCGGAAGTCGGGCCCGGTATCGATAACCAGGCTGCGGCCTTCCACGGCCAGGTGCGCCGATACGCGCAGCCGCTGGTCGCGGTAGTCGAGCGAGCGGCATACGGGGCAGGAACAGCCAATCATTGGCACCCCCGACGAAGTGCCCGTTCCCAGAAAGGTTAGTCTCATGCTGCGATAAGTGTCGGGTAGCCGCCGGCCACCAGCTTTTCGGCGGCGAAGAAAGGCACAAAGCTAACCGCCAGGCGCGACTAGTGGCCGGCGGTCAGCTAGCCGATGTATTGCCGCACCATACGAACCAGGGCATCAAAGTCGAGCGGCTTGGGCAGGTAGTCGGTTATGCCGGCTTCCTGAAACTGCTCCAGGGAATAGTTGTTTGCATTGCCCGTAATGGCGATAATGGGTAGCCCCTGGATATGGGGGTCAGCGTGGCTGCGAATTTCGCGGGTGCATTCTATACCGTTTTTTATTGGTATATTAATATCCATTAATACTCCGTCAATAGCATTGTTTTCCAGTTGGCGTAGCACTTCGCCGCCATTCTTGGCCAGCACCACGCGATACTTCTGCTGTTCCAGAATTTTACGGGTAAGACTGATAATAACCGAGCTGTCTTCGGCAATCAGGATAGTTTTCGGTTGAGGGTCAGGAGCCATTTGAAGGTAGAAGAGGTAGAGAGGAGGAAAAAAAGATAGTTGGACGCAAGCAATAATAAGTGATAAAATAAGTAGAGCCACAAATTACCCTGTTGAGGAAGATGCTTTGGCAGTAAGCAAAGCGGGATAATGGGTCACAAAGTGCTGAAAAAGCTGGTTTAGCTTTGCCAGCCCGTCAGTTAGGCTGCGGGTTTCGTGGCGCTTAATTGTCTGCTCCAGCAGCAGGGCCTGGGCAGCCAGGCTGGTGAGCCCCAGGGTACCGGCGGTTCCTTTCAGCTGGTGCAGCAGCGGGTGCAGGCCCGGCAGGTCGAGCGCCTGCCAGCGGGCGTCAGCTTCGGTGAGCAGCGCACTGGTTTCGGTCACAAACTCAGCATACAGCTCGGCAGCAAACCCTTCCCCGGCAAGCTGGTGCAGCTGGGTGAGCACTTCAGGGTCAATAATCGTAACGGCTACCGGCGAGGCCGTCGGCACAGCCACGGAAACAGTCGTAGAAGTCCAGCGCGCCAGCGTCTGGGCCAGCTGCTGGTGTTTGACGGGCTTGGCTAGGTAGTCGTCGAGGCCGGCTTGCACAAAGCGGGCGGCATCGTCGGCCATTGAGTAGGCCGTCATGGCTACGATGGGCGGGCTGCTCTCACCCAATTGGGCCTTTATAGCGCGGGTAGCGGCAATGCCATCGAGGCCCGGCATCTGGATATCCATCAGAATAAGCTGATAGGCCGCGCCGGGGGCGGTGGCGCGGGCAATGGCTTCGTAGCCATCGCTGGCTACATCAACCTCGCAGTGCAGCTTGGCCAACAGGCGGGCGGCTACCTTCTGGTTAATGGCGTTGTCATCAACCAGCAGAATACGAGGGCGTTGGCTGGCAGTAGGCTCCGCAATAGCGGGCAGCTCCGGCGTCGGCTCAGCCACCGGAGCCATAGCCGATATCTGGCAGCGGATAGTAAACCAGAAAATACTGCCTTCGCCGGTGTTTGACAGCACCCCGATAGTGCCTCCCAGCAGCTCGGCCAGCTCCTTGCTGATAGCCAGCCCCAGGCCCGTGCCGCCATAGGCTTTGCTGGGAGTGGTGTCGAGCTGGGTAAAGCTGGTAAAGAGCCGGGCCGCATCGTTGGGCGAAATGCCAATACCCGAGTCCTGCACCGCAAAGCGCAGCGTGCAGAACTCGCCCTCGGTACGCACCACCGACCCCACCACCGTTACCGTGCCCTGGGGCGTAAACTTGATGGCATTGGCCACCAGGTTGGCCAGAATCTGGAGCAGGCGGGTTTCGTCGGTGACGACAAAAGCCGGCATATCGGGCGTGAGCAGGTAAGTAAACCGGATGTTTTTCTGGCTGGCCCGGTACGAAAACAGGGCGCTCAGGCGGTCGAGCATCGGTGCCAGTGCCAGCGGCGCTTCCTGAAGGCGCATCTTGCCCGCCTGAATTTTCGACAAATCCAGAATATCGTTCAGAATGGTCAGCAGCGCCTCCGAGCTAGTGCCCAGCGTATCGACATAGTCGGCCTGCTCGGCATTGAGCGGCGTCTGGCTCAGCAGGTCAATCATGCCGATGATGCCGTTCATTGGGGTGCGCAGCTCGTGGCTCATATTCGCCAAAAACTGCGTTTTGGCGGCCGAGGCGGCCTCTGCTTCTTCCTTCGCCAGCCGCAGGTCATCCTGAATACGGCGGATTTCGGTAATGTCGCGGGCAATGCCTTCCGTGCCGAAAGGCGTGCGCCGGGCATTAATGAGCACACTTACCGGGTAGCCATCGTGGTGGCGCAGCTGGGTTTCGAAGTTGCGCAGCTCGTTGTTGGTAGCCAGCGCCCGCAGCAGCAGCGGGTGCTGGTCGGGCTGCCAGTAAAAATCCTCAATGCGGCCGCGCAGCACATCGGTTGGGTTGTAGCCCATTACTTCGCGCACCGACGGGCTTAGAATAGTAAAGCGCCCTTCGC
The sequence above is drawn from the Hymenobacter baengnokdamensis genome and encodes:
- a CDS encoding NFACT RNA binding domain-containing protein, with amino-acid sequence MHTNYYFLRQLAPALTARLRGCRVASCFSQEKDELVLGLLSEAGTEYWLKAQLGAGFPALALPETFHRARQNSVDLLPELLGRTVASVEAWPQDRVLQVNFEEDAATLVFKLYGPRPNAIFRASPTATPQLFHQRYATDADLRPAAPGTSYVVPMAGAPGKLPPALADLPARFLREQRGYEEAPTEQKQQLATELLAELESPTAYYFIYLDGRTRLSLMPLGEILETLPGTDPVAALRRFIPLALARRALEAERRQLRQLLTRRAEEAGTSAHLASQRLRALAHEAGYRHRADLIMANLHAIAPGAAQLEAVDFYTNKEVVVKLKPLEKPQRTAENLYRKAKNQQIEERQLQARISSREAEAMHALELLEELDALHELRSLRAWRKLHALDPAPAAGKAGAELPFKVFEYMEFTILVGRNAQNNDLLTQKYAHKDDLWLHAKDVSGSHVVIRHRSGQAIPEPVIGRAAQLAGWYSRRQHDSLCPVTVTPKKFVRKPKGALPGQVLVERERVILVVPGNPFEHNQA
- a CDS encoding MBL fold metallo-hydrolase; this translates as MRLTFLGTGTSSGVPMIGCSCPVCRSLDYRDQRLRVSAHLAVEGRSLVIDTGPDFRQQMLRAHISHLDGILYTHEHKDHTAGLDDVRAFNFRQQQEMPLFAEARVLEQLKREFAYVFAEHKYPGVPQVSLHPITDDQQPFDVLGLAVQPLRALHHKLPVLGFRLGGLAYLTDANYLPASTLEQLRGADTIVLNALRHEPHISHFTLGQAVAILEELKPRRAYLTHISHQLGRHREVEATLPPWVRLAYDGLQVEV
- a CDS encoding response regulator — translated: MAPDPQPKTILIAEDSSVIISLTRKILEQQKYRVVLAKNGGEVLRQLENNAIDGVLMDINIPIKNGIECTREIRSHADPHIQGLPIIAITGNANNYSLEQFQEAGITDYLPKPLDFDALVRMVRQYIG
- a CDS encoding PAS domain S-box protein; the encoded protein is MQVNSSEPLVPATALLLDQLQLAYLVLDRDGRITEVNETLARLTGYSPADLTGQYYHQLLTPPAQQAERQLHLQEVMAGESTCQAYYELEVVTSSGSILVIQWQSNILFDAQGRVAGLWATGYTLRSQQPVAAELGNPTIPEPSYLREFFDSSHDLILHLSATNNLLFINRAGQEKLDYTEEELLGRPLTEVVHPYYRAKLLYQLRRLYEGQALNKLETVLLTKAGRLVHLIGSVSSEHQPGRPPTARAVLHDITDRIKAERLQKVYYSIANLAISAHDLPALYGAIHRELGKVIETNNIFIALCDDAHTELQFVYYVDQHSYFEQGDGRPFSMGITEYVIEQGQPMFFTQADLLRLMRTGEMTAFGRLPAVLLASPLSVGDRIIGVLTVQEYDRADLYTPADLDILHFISGQVALAIDRKRQEEHLARQNARLNAIFESGSRLMWNIDRQGYLVSFNHNYATFYKQRNGTVPVQGLNLIDNDAIQGDEPTRALFREGYQAAARGESRHFEVSIPMPKGAAVWLSVALSPIYLPDGSFEEITAQAQDITADKNSQLILAAQEEKFRSIFESFQDIYYRTDREGRFTILSPSVREVMGYNPTDVLRGRIEDFYWQPDQHPLLLRALATNNELRNFETQLRHHDGYPVSVLINARRTPFGTEGIARDITEIRRIQDDLRLAKEEAEAASAAKTQFLANMSHELRTPMNGIIGMIDLLSQTPLNAEQADYVDTLGTSSEALLTILNDILDLSKIQAGKMRLQEAPLALAPMLDRLSALFSYRASQKNIRFTYLLTPDMPAFVVTDETRLLQILANLVANAIKFTPQGTVTVVGSVVRTEGEFCTLRFAVQDSGIGISPNDAARLFTSFTQLDTTPSKAYGGTGLGLAISKELAELLGGTIGVLSNTGEGSIFWFTIRCQISAMAPVAEPTPELPAIAEPTASQRPRILLVDDNAINQKVAARLLAKLHCEVDVASDGYEAIARATAPGAAYQLILMDIQMPGLDGIAATRAIKAQLGESSPPIVAMTAYSMADDAARFVQAGLDDYLAKPVKHQQLAQTLARWTSTTVSVAVPTASPVAVTIIDPEVLTQLHQLAGEGFAAELYAEFVTETSALLTEADARWQALDLPGLHPLLHQLKGTAGTLGLTSLAAQALLLEQTIKRHETRSLTDGLAKLNQLFQHFVTHYPALLTAKASSSTG